Proteins from a genomic interval of Oncorhynchus nerka isolate Pitt River linkage group LG13, Oner_Uvic_2.0, whole genome shotgun sequence:
- the LOC115118581 gene encoding uncharacterized protein LOC115118581 isoform X3 produces MADIPHSFLGLLVTVLYLLTGVSGETLSMFSRVGDNVSLPCNNVVYPDCSSTTWIYNRALSTRTIQEVTLGKIKVVQTERAERLSLGSYCSLHVSDVRAEDVGLYICRQFLTDTGPQHGGDAPVHLSVLTSTSNAVKLPISHIMLFVTLTIMAAIVTIHTRRIRPPKALPPQAEEASGIEIHVLEE; encoded by the exons aTGGCTGACATCCCTCATTCATTTTTGGGATTGCTTGTGACCGTTTTGTACCTGCTAACAG GTGTCAGTGGAGAaactctctctatgttctccagAGTGGGAGATAATGTCAGTCTGCCGTGTAACAATGTGGTTTATCCAGACTGTTCCTCAACTACATGGATCTATAACAGAGCTCTATCTACTCGTACTATTCAAGAGGTCACATTGGGGAAGATCAAAGTtgtccagacagagagagcagagagactgaGTTTAGGGTCCTACTGTTCTCTACATGTTAGTGATGTCAGAGCTGAGGATGTTGGACTCTACATCTGTCGACAGTTCCTTACAGACACTGGACCACAACATGGAGGTGATGCtcctgttcatctgtctgttctaACTA GTACCAGTAATGCTGTTAAGTTGCCCATCAGTCACATCATGCTCTTTGTGACACTGACCATCATGGCTGCCATAGTCACTATTCACACAAGGAGGATCCGCCCACCCAAGGCTCTGCCCCCACAAGCAG AAGAGGCCTCTGGTATTGAGATTCATGTCCTGGAGGAATGA
- the LOC115118581 gene encoding uncharacterized protein LOC115118581 isoform X1, whose protein sequence is MADIPHSFLGLLVTVLYLLTGVSGETLSMFSRVGDNVSLPCNNVVYPDCSSTTWIYNRALSTRTIQEVTLGKIKVVQTERAERLSLGSYCSLHVSDVRAEDVGLYICRQFLTDTGPQHGGDAPVHLSVLTNIAEKTTDSDDVISTLPGSTASTAKPAFSATSPSSAGTSNAVKLPISHIMLFVTLTIMAAIVTIHTRRIRPPKALPPQAEEASGIEIHVLEE, encoded by the exons aTGGCTGACATCCCTCATTCATTTTTGGGATTGCTTGTGACCGTTTTGTACCTGCTAACAG GTGTCAGTGGAGAaactctctctatgttctccagAGTGGGAGATAATGTCAGTCTGCCGTGTAACAATGTGGTTTATCCAGACTGTTCCTCAACTACATGGATCTATAACAGAGCTCTATCTACTCGTACTATTCAAGAGGTCACATTGGGGAAGATCAAAGTtgtccagacagagagagcagagagactgaGTTTAGGGTCCTACTGTTCTCTACATGTTAGTGATGTCAGAGCTGAGGATGTTGGACTCTACATCTGTCGACAGTTCCTTACAGACACTGGACCACAACATGGAGGTGATGCtcctgttcatctgtctgttctaACTA ATATTGCTGAAAAGACCACTGATAGTGATGATGTCATCTCTACTCTCCCAG GAAGTACAGCCTCTACTGCAAAACCAGCCTTTTCAGCCACCTCCCCATCTTCTGCTG GTACCAGTAATGCTGTTAAGTTGCCCATCAGTCACATCATGCTCTTTGTGACACTGACCATCATGGCTGCCATAGTCACTATTCACACAAGGAGGATCCGCCCACCCAAGGCTCTGCCCCCACAAGCAG AAGAGGCCTCTGGTATTGAGATTCATGTCCTGGAGGAATGA
- the LOC115118581 gene encoding uncharacterized protein LOC115118581 isoform X2 has translation MADIPHSFLGLLVTVLYLLTGVSGETLSMFSRVGDNVSLPCNNVVYPDCSSTTWIYNRALSTRTIQEVTLGKIKVVQTERAERLSLGSYCSLHVSDVRAEDVGLYICRQFLTDTGPQHGGDAPVHLSVLTNIAEKTTDSDDVISTLPGTSNAVKLPISHIMLFVTLTIMAAIVTIHTRRIRPPKALPPQAEEASGIEIHVLEE, from the exons aTGGCTGACATCCCTCATTCATTTTTGGGATTGCTTGTGACCGTTTTGTACCTGCTAACAG GTGTCAGTGGAGAaactctctctatgttctccagAGTGGGAGATAATGTCAGTCTGCCGTGTAACAATGTGGTTTATCCAGACTGTTCCTCAACTACATGGATCTATAACAGAGCTCTATCTACTCGTACTATTCAAGAGGTCACATTGGGGAAGATCAAAGTtgtccagacagagagagcagagagactgaGTTTAGGGTCCTACTGTTCTCTACATGTTAGTGATGTCAGAGCTGAGGATGTTGGACTCTACATCTGTCGACAGTTCCTTACAGACACTGGACCACAACATGGAGGTGATGCtcctgttcatctgtctgttctaACTA ATATTGCTGAAAAGACCACTGATAGTGATGATGTCATCTCTACTCTCCCAG GTACCAGTAATGCTGTTAAGTTGCCCATCAGTCACATCATGCTCTTTGTGACACTGACCATCATGGCTGCCATAGTCACTATTCACACAAGGAGGATCCGCCCACCCAAGGCTCTGCCCCCACAAGCAG AAGAGGCCTCTGGTATTGAGATTCATGTCCTGGAGGAATGA